CGACATCCTGAAAGAACGGATCGAAGATGACACCGATGCAGGTCGTGGTGAAAAGCGAAAACATATGTTGATGCTGGCGGCAGCGGAAATTCTTCAGGGTGAAGGTTTTCATAACCTGAGCATTGCTAAAATTGTCAAACAGGTGGGGGCGGCACGCGGTACGTTTTACATTTATTTTGAAAACAAAATCGATATTGCGCTGCAAGTATTAAGTGATTTTCGAAATACCCTCCTTGAACTGTATCGCCCACAGTTTTCAGTCGGTGGCCCAAAATGGAATGAGCGCATTTTCTTTGCTGAGTTTTATTATGCGGACCTGCATGAGAAAAACAGTGGCCTGCTCAGGAGTTTTTATCAACTGCATGATGTAGAGCCAGATTTTAGAAAACTTCGATTTGAACGAGAAAAAAACTGGCACGAAAAACAGTATAAGAGCCTGATCCGCCATTTGGGCGAGCCAAAAAGCACAGAAGAGGAAACAGAACTCCGCCAAAAACTGCATGGCCTGCGCGCCATGTCAGAAGAGCTGTGCAAACAAATCTATATTGAACAAATGCCCAATCTTATAGAACTCTTTCCGACGCCTCATCATATTGCCAGGACAACCAGTGCTTTGTGGGAAAGCGCATTTGTCAAATACCAAAAGTAGAACGCAAAAGTCGGACCATTTGACGTATATTAGACAATACCTTCATTCCAATAATGTACTAAGTGAATGAGGAATATCTCCAGGCAAGCGGATATGCGCACAAGCTCATATCAAATCTATGGGGTAGCACGAACTTGGGGATGTATTGTACATACTGCTTAAAAACGTCATCTGTGAGGTGTAACAAATGACTGAAAACCACAAAAAACTATCAAATCAATTGACCACAACGTTAGCATTCCCCCCTGTTAAACCGGGCGGATTGTTAACGTAAATAATTGATTTAATTGATATTTATTCTTCTTGATACACATTTGGTCACACTAGAAAGGACGCCTAGGTTTTTGTTACCAATATTCTCTTGAGCAATAACAAAAGCCGTCCGAATAAATCAACTGATTTTTGTATAACTGACCTCTCAGCGTTGGCTCCATATCTGCAAAGTGGTTTCAGGGGTATGTATGATGATTGGAGCAACAAGTTTTTCATCATGATGTGCGTATTCAGTTTTTTCGATACTTCAAATAATCAAACATCCTGAGAAAGATTGATATTATTTACACCTGTCTTGCAACCATTTAGAAACCTAGTTAACTGGTTGATAGTCAACTCCGTTGAATATCAATTCTTTCAGGCTATACGCTTCCGTCTCTTCGGCATTACATTCCGCTTTTTCATTTACCTGGCTTTTAATTTTTACAATACGGTTCTTTATTTTTAGATTGGACAGGCCGTTTGATTTTTTATCTGCCATATACAAAATACTTTCGGTATCTGTAAACTCACCTTCACAATCCCCATTCCATTCACCAACGGATTTCTTCATGGGATATGCGTTAAGCACTTTATTTAACCTGTCACCCGATTTGATGAAAAGCGAGAGGGTCTCGCTTTCATACGGGTTCACCCGCGACATACCGGAATAGCGCACACGTACACCGAAAGCGCGCAATTCATCGGCCATACGGTAAGGTGCCGTATCAATCCTGATTTCTTTGAGTTCTATAGCATCTGAAACCCATTGGTTTGTTTGGCCGCTTTCAAAATATTTATGGGTTATTACGCCGGAACGATTGTTAACAAGAACAATATGGCTATCGAGTTTAAAATACTGCTCTCCCTCTTCTACGATCTCGGGTATGGCAACAATCACTTCATTAGGATTTTGTGAGTTAAATTTGGATGCAATCAGTTCTGTTTTAACTGCTAGCGGGTCAATCTTGAGCTCATTTAAAACGGGTAATATCAACGTATAATCCGCGATGCTATCGCTCAGCTTTCGTGAGTCTGTTTTATCAATA
This region of Sneathiella aquimaris genomic DNA includes:
- a CDS encoding TetR/AcrR family transcriptional regulator; protein product: MNEKVSLTEFSARSYIDILKERIEDDTDAGRGEKRKHMLMLAAAEILQGEGFHNLSIAKIVKQVGAARGTFYIYFENKIDIALQVLSDFRNTLLELYRPQFSVGGPKWNERIFFAEFYYADLHEKNSGLLRSFYQLHDVEPDFRKLRFEREKNWHEKQYKSLIRHLGEPKSTEEETELRQKLHGLRAMSEELCKQIYIEQMPNLIELFPTPHHIARTTSALWESAFVKYQK
- a CDS encoding PA3715 family protein, which translates into the protein MVILALVAFVQNQQSSIEEAQAAVEHATDTIRIEGESGASLSDFQKAITAMEERDLPIIETASFDSFIDADDVNPIDDRLLKIETLYPDFYEEEDRYRALASYRVVFSPDFHSVVVTYKSGEHKMETSLINYDSGGNILDYQLIAYDEIAEGLIQIKSRLRENAITTHRISSELVKEIEEQKFVINIDGTIDKTDSRKLSDSIADYTLILPVLNELKIDPLAVKTELIASKFNSQNPNEVIVAIPEIVEEGEQYFKLDSHIVLVNNRSGVITHKYFESGQTNQWVSDAIELKEIRIDTAPYRMADELRAFGVRVRYSGMSRVNPYESETLSLFIKSGDRLNKVLNAYPMKKSVGEWNGDCEGEFTDTESILYMADKKSNGLSNLKIKNRIVKIKSQVNEKAECNAEETEAYSLKELIFNGVDYQPVN